A genomic segment from Nocardia cyriacigeorgica GUH-2 encodes:
- the mycP gene encoding type VII secretion-associated serine protease mycosin: protein MPASRSVRVPGPLRRASAVIVTAALLGLSVFGAPAPAFAIGPPQIDPGALGAAKALSGRPAPLEPTEQRSVCAEPVLNGGPPVEVPVSQAVLDLPAAWQFSRGAGQKVAVIDTGVNRHPRLPALQAGGDYVSGTDGTVDCDGHGTLVAGIIAARPSPDDAFVGVAPEAEILTIRQLSLAFEAKDRRGAQEAPGAIASAGYGNVLTLAAAVVRAVDMGATVINISEVACAAAGVDTVDEPLGAAVKYAYDRNVVVVAAAGNLQTDGACKAQNTGSGWAGVQTVASPAWFDPYVLSVASVDPNGVVSELSLNGPWIGVAAIGREIVSLDSKPGGTGLVDGVQTAEGISPIEGTSFAAPYVTGLAALVRSRFPELTAAQVIERIERTAQAPGPGRDDRIGHGLIDPVAALTAELPDQPISAGADIPSPMAEPWRPPGPDPLPRRIAAIGAITCLAVLGIGTALWIPFRRRGDDADISDLDPEATEG from the coding sequence ATGCCCGCGAGCCGATCTGTCCGTGTGCCGGGCCCGCTGCGGCGCGCGTCGGCGGTGATCGTGACGGCGGCGCTGCTCGGTCTGTCGGTATTCGGCGCGCCCGCACCGGCGTTCGCCATCGGACCGCCGCAGATCGATCCCGGTGCGCTCGGTGCCGCCAAGGCGTTGAGCGGCCGCCCCGCCCCGCTGGAACCCACCGAACAGCGGTCGGTCTGCGCCGAACCCGTGCTCAACGGCGGGCCGCCGGTCGAGGTGCCGGTATCGCAGGCCGTGCTCGATCTGCCCGCGGCCTGGCAGTTCAGCCGGGGCGCCGGGCAGAAGGTGGCGGTCATCGACACCGGCGTCAACCGTCATCCCCGGCTGCCCGCGCTCCAGGCCGGTGGTGATTACGTCTCCGGCACCGACGGCACCGTCGACTGCGATGGGCACGGCACCCTGGTCGCGGGCATCATCGCGGCCCGGCCCAGCCCTGACGACGCCTTCGTGGGCGTGGCGCCGGAAGCGGAGATCCTCACCATCCGGCAGCTCAGCCTGGCCTTCGAAGCCAAGGATCGCCGCGGCGCCCAGGAGGCCCCCGGCGCCATCGCCAGCGCGGGCTACGGCAATGTGCTCACCCTCGCCGCGGCCGTAGTTCGCGCCGTCGACATGGGTGCGACGGTGATCAACATCTCCGAAGTAGCTTGTGCCGCAGCAGGAGTCGACACCGTCGACGAGCCGCTCGGCGCCGCCGTGAAATACGCCTACGACCGTAATGTGGTGGTGGTCGCCGCGGCCGGCAATCTCCAGACCGACGGCGCCTGCAAGGCCCAGAACACCGGATCGGGCTGGGCGGGTGTGCAGACGGTGGCGAGCCCGGCCTGGTTCGACCCGTACGTGCTCTCGGTCGCCTCCGTCGACCCCAACGGCGTGGTCTCCGAACTGTCGTTGAACGGTCCGTGGATCGGGGTCGCCGCCATCGGCCGCGAGATCGTCTCGCTGGACAGCAAACCCGGCGGCACCGGCCTGGTCGACGGCGTGCAGACCGCCGAGGGCATCAGCCCCATCGAGGGCACCAGCTTCGCCGCACCCTATGTCACAGGCCTGGCCGCGCTGGTGCGTTCCCGTTTCCCGGAACTGACCGCCGCGCAGGTGATCGAGCGCATCGAACGCACCGCCCAGGCGCCCGGCCCCGGCCGCGACGACCGCATCGGCCACGGCCTGATCGACCCGGTGGCCGCGCTGACCGCCGAACTCCCGGACCAGCCGATCAGCGCAGGGGCCGACATCCCGAGCCCGATGGCCGAGCCCTGGCGCCCACCCGGCCCGGACCCGCTGCCGCGCCGTATCGCCGCCATCGGCGCGATCACCTGCCTCGCCGTCCTCGGAATCGGTACCGCACTGTGGATCCCGTTCCGCCGCCGCGGCGACGACGCCGACATCTCCGACCTCGATCCCGAAGCAACAGAGGGGTAG